A window from Dermacentor albipictus isolate Rhodes 1998 colony chromosome 10, USDA_Dalb.pri_finalv2, whole genome shotgun sequence encodes these proteins:
- the LOC139050877 gene encoding putative uncharacterized protein DDB_G0281251 has protein sequence MSAAKAAFGVAVLLSFAGCIRASTDADEHDLNDRFLDTLIKTKDSRSFLNDLIYKIQLLLNDTDEPQHSAAPTSPKSAVTHWAAKSRLPQMALGPIGEVVDSEPSTAVSRPSGSSNSSVLPQQQVRQKPQQQSQQKTLKQSLKQTLKQSQQQSQLQQQPQQEASLFNASLESLLVLPPNMTLDALQIFNQTNFITNETVVDVAAEREAKRNAIGQDASQRVATLGVIICLTFVGTATCIVVMALYSSKFSGIILLSNGRWWCPMVTRGNGVERQLLV, from the coding sequence ATGAGCGCGGCGAAGGCTGCCTTCGGCGTCGCCGTGCTGCTATCCTTCGCCGGCTGCATCCGGGCCAGCACGGACGCCGACGAGCACGACCTGAACGACAGGTTCCTCGACACCCTGATCAAGACCAAGGACAGCCGGTCGTTCCTCAACGACCTCATCTACAAGATACAGCTGCTGCTCAACGACACGGACGAGCCGCAGCACAGTGCCGCGCCCACGAGCCCCAAGAGCGCCGTGACGCACTGGGCTGCCAAGAGCCGATTGCCCCAGATGGCGTTGGGGCCCATCGGAGAGGTGGTCGACTCCGAGCCCTCGACGGCGGTGAGTAGGCccagcggcagcagcaacagcagcgtgCTGCCTCAGCAGCAGGTTAGACAGAAGCCTCAGCAGCAGTCTCAGCAAAAAACCCTGAAGCAATCACTGAAGCAAACTCTGAAGCAATCTCAGCAGCAGTCCCagctacagcagcagccgcagcaggaGGCGTCGCTGTTCAACGCCTCCCTGGAGTCCCTGCTGGTGTTGCCGCCCAACATGACGCTGGACGCGCTGCAGATCTTCAACCAGACGAACTTCATCACCAACGAGACGGTGGTGGACGTGGCTGCCGAGAGAGAGGCCAAGCGAAACGCTATCGGCCAGGACGCGAGCCAGCGGGTGGCCACGCTGGGCGTCATCATCTGCCTGACCTTCGTGGGCACGGCCACCTGCATCGTCGTCATGGCGTTGTACTCGTCCAAGTTCAGCGGCATCATACTGCTCAGCAACGGCCGCTGGTGGTGCCCGATGGTGACCCGCGGCAACGGCGTTGAACGCCAGCTGCTTGTGTAG